In the genome of Halosolutus amylolyticus, the window GCGGGAGTGGCTGACGGCGAGCGATCCGCGGGACCTCCTCGAACCGTTTCCGGCCGACGAGATGCGGGCGTATCCGGTGTCGACGGCGGTCAACGATCCGTCGGTGGACGAGCCGTCGCTGGTCGAACCGATTGAGATCGACTGATCGTGCGGCCGGCATCGATCGAGATCGAGTGAGTGGACTCTGAACTGGCGGTCCCGATCGCCGGGAGCTACAGCCCTTCGCGGCCGCCCTGCGAGAGGAGGACGACCATCGAGAGCCCGGAGACGACGAGCAGGAGGAACGCCGGGATCGCGGTGTACTGGAAGTAGGCGGCCTCCTGGGCGCGCCAGATGATCGTCACGAGTGTGTCGAACCCGCTCGGGCGGAGGATCAGGGTCACCGGGAGTTCCTTCATCGTCGTCAGGAACACGAGCGCGGCGCCGGCGGTCACGCCGGGGGTGACGAGCGGGAGCGTGATCTTCCGGAAGGTCCGAAGCGGCGTCTCGCCGAGGGTGCGCGCGGCTTCGACCAGCTGCGGATCGACCTGGAGCGTGGTGGTCCGGATCGAGCCGACGGCCTGGGGCATGAAACGGACGACGTAGGCGAAGACGAGAAGCGGGAGCGTCTGGTAGAGCGTGGGGGCGACGGCGAGATCGAGCGAGTCGTAGGCCGTCGCGAAGTAGACGAGCGCGAGTCCCAGGACGATCCCCGGCACGGCGAAACCGACGTACGTCGCTCGCTCGAAGAGCGTCGCCACCGGCGACTCGTATCTCGCCGCGAAGTACGCGACCGGCAACGCCGCGAGGACGGCGACGATCGCGGCCGCCGTGGCGACCAGCACCGAGTTCAGCGCGTAGCTGAATTCGAACGCCAGCGTCTGTCGCGCGTACGGATCGCCGGTGACCATCCAGAGCCCGAGGATCCAGATCGGGACGGCGAGCGCCAGGGTCGTGATCGCCGCGGGGAACGTCGCCGCCGGCCAGCGCCAGACGCCCAGCGAGACGACGGGATCGTGTGAGCCCTCCGAGCCGTCGCCCCGGATCGTCCGATCGGGCCGGACCCACCACTCGAGAGCCAGCACGACGAGGACGATCGCGAGCAGTTGCAGGGAGAGCAACGACGCGTAGTCCAGGCCGCCGTTGTTGTACTCGACGAAGATCTGGCGCGTGAACACCGGGAACTGCATGATCGCCGGGGTCCCGAAGTCCGAGACGCCGTACAGCGCCGCCAGCAGGGCACCCGCGACGATCGCCGGGCGGATCTGCGGGAGCGTCACCCGGCGGAACGCGTCCCACTCGCCGTGATTGAGCGTTCGAGCGGCGTCGAGTAGCGTCGTGTCGAACGACAGCAGGGCCGCGCGGGTCGTCAGGTAGACGTACGGATAGGTGTAGAGCGTGATCACCAGCGTCGTACCGGAGAGCCCGTAGATCTCCGGCAACCGTTCGATCCCGAGCGGCTGGAGGATCGACTGGAACTCGCCCCGCGGGCCGAACGCGGAGACGAACGCGAACGCCCCGATGTAGCTCGGCACTACGAGCGGCAACGCGACGACGATTGACCAGAAGCGTCGGAACGGGAGGTCCGTCTGGACGGTCAGCCACGCCAGGGGGACGCCGATCAGTACCGACAGGAGGGTCACCGACGTCATCAGCAGGAGGCTGTTGGTGACGATGTCCACCGTCTCCGGACGGACGAGCATCTCCCGGGCCCGGGCGGGATCGACGTTGCGCGCCTCGAACACCAGCCACGTCAGGGGAACGATCATGCTCGCGGCGATCGCGCCGGACAGCAGCGCCAACCCGAGCGGCACCTCGTCGGCCGTGTCGAATCGCCGGAGCGAAGGGAGCGATTTCATAGGTCTCGAGTTATCGACTCTCGGTCCGTGACCGGGAAGTGTCGATCGGTTCGTCCCCGACACTGGGACCGCGATCGACGCCGCAACCGTCGCGTCCCCGTCCCCGGTCGCTACGTCGACGGTCTCGTTCCAACGGGTATAAGGTTTAGGTTTACCTAATCCTCGCGCATGGAGTTGACCAGGCGAGACGCGGTCGCCGCGCTGGCCGCGATCGGCGCCGGCGGTGCGGCGACGGTCGGCATCCGGCGGTACCGCGAGTCGTCGGCCGAGCCTCCGGTCGACGATTCGCAGGTTCGCGAGACGCTGGTCGCCGTCGCCGACGTCGTCTACCCCGACGCGGTAACCGGGACGGCGACGTTCGTGGAGACGTTCCTGAACGGGCGACTGGACGATCCCGACCACGGCGCGGGATTGCGCGAGGCGGTCGCTGACCTCGAACGCCTCTCGGCGGAGTGGTACGACGACGCCGTCGCCGACCTCTCCGCGGCCGATCGCGACTCGCTGTTGCGCGAGGTCGGGTCGAACACGGCCGCGGAAGATCCCGACGGCACGACCGCCGAGCGGGTCCGCTACTACGTCGTCAACGAACTCCTGCTGGCGCTGTACGCCTCGCCGACGGGCGGCGAACTGGTCGGCATCGAGAACCCGCAGGGCCACGCCGGCGGGATCGACACCTACCAGCGGGGGCCGGAGCCGTGAGCGCCGATCGGCCACCCGCCGAGAGCGTGGGCCCGGCGGAGGCGGAGAGCGACGCCGACGACGTCGATCGGACGCCGGTCGAGGGTGCCGACGTCTGCGTCGTCGGCGCCGGGCCGGCCGGCGGACTGGTCGCCGATCGACTGGCCGCGGCCGGGCGCGAGGTGGTGATCCTGGAGGCCGGCCCCCGGTTCGACCCCGCCGATCGCCTCGCGCGTCAGGAGCGGGCGATCCGCCCCGCCTACGATCGGCCCGACGTCTGGGACGGGGACCCCGAGCGCGACGCCCACTCGGCCAGCGGCGAGTGGTTCTACCCGCTGAACCACGCCCGCGTCAAGGGCGTCGGCGGGTCGACGCTCCACTGGCAGGGAATGGTACTGCGCCTCCACGAGGACGACTTCGACTCGCGGAGCGTTCGCGGCGTCGGGGCGGACTGGCCGATCGACTACGAGGAGCTCCGGCCGTACTACGCCGCGGCGGAACGGGAACTGGGCGTCGCCGGGGCCGACGACAACCCCTTCGCACCGCCCCGCGAGGACCCGCATCCGATGCCCGCCTTTCCGCCCTCCTACAGC includes:
- a CDS encoding ABC transporter permease — its product is MKSLPSLRRFDTADEVPLGLALLSGAIAASMIVPLTWLVFEARNVDPARAREMLVRPETVDIVTNSLLLMTSVTLLSVLIGVPLAWLTVQTDLPFRRFWSIVVALPLVVPSYIGAFAFVSAFGPRGEFQSILQPLGIERLPEIYGLSGTTLVITLYTYPYVYLTTRAALLSFDTTLLDAARTLNHGEWDAFRRVTLPQIRPAIVAGALLAALYGVSDFGTPAIMQFPVFTRQIFVEYNNGGLDYASLLSLQLLAIVLVVLALEWWVRPDRTIRGDGSEGSHDPVVSLGVWRWPAATFPAAITTLALAVPIWILGLWMVTGDPYARQTLAFEFSYALNSVLVATAAAIVAVLAALPVAYFAARYESPVATLFERATYVGFAVPGIVLGLALVYFATAYDSLDLAVAPTLYQTLPLLVFAYVVRFMPQAVGSIRTTTLQVDPQLVEAARTLGETPLRTFRKITLPLVTPGVTAGAALVFLTTMKELPVTLILRPSGFDTLVTIIWRAQEAAYFQYTAIPAFLLLVVSGLSMVVLLSQGGREGL
- a CDS encoding gluconate 2-dehydrogenase subunit 3 family protein; this translates as MELTRRDAVAALAAIGAGGAATVGIRRYRESSAEPPVDDSQVRETLVAVADVVYPDAVTGTATFVETFLNGRLDDPDHGAGLREAVADLERLSAEWYDDAVADLSAADRDSLLREVGSNTAAEDPDGTTAERVRYYVVNELLLALYASPTGGELVGIENPQGHAGGIDTYQRGPEP